Below is a genomic region from Apostichopus japonicus isolate 1M-3 chromosome 7, ASM3797524v1, whole genome shotgun sequence.
ttgtgtagggggtgcagaggtcatttgaggtcagatgcttgtaggaacaaatggcgaatgttcacacctgcatactgagccatactcgatgtgtgatcaaactttggattgcatggtgagatccctgataggagccaataacgatgctggaaccttttacatcttaatagataatgggagaaaacgagaaggacaagaaaggagtcgggggttagcacacattaattcaacaaatgtaggttctattgatagggttaggcataatatcgacagcatgtggttcatatcctctgcaaaattctgcgccttgttaaaatcattacctcaaaaatagcaatttctggagatatcttcagatcgaatttagcatcaaatgaggcagcattttgcatctagcccatcctccgtatgcgaaaattttccaaaggggagggggcattggCGGCGGAacggggggggcttgggggctcagcccccaatgaaaaagttgagggggcaaatgcatgataagccccccatatttaccaaggctccgaaacgtgcatctgcccatttttcaatgcatacttgtcgatctgtccgatgcacacgtatactaaataggtgtaataattttagtaaatgctggggggaccctcggcccgtcccctggctatagaccacattgtcaccccaaccgcgtcttcacgccccgtgaaaagtggaagcagtgagtgtgagtaccggtaagcgcaacacaacttcgtcttaggccaatgacttgcttcatttcagccagttctccaacatccccttactacactcaaaaacgtctttgcgagtacactacgagtaatagctactctcttaaaacaccatcgaatatacaaattacaatgtttttacagacttttacgtgcaatctgagaaattgcaggcttgagacccatattttgaaaaacccaaaattttcttgtacgctccgcgccaactgatggtggcgctccgcttagatacacattagccccccccccccccccctcaataattttcccgttccgccgcgcctggagggggcacccactccccttagacccctcccccaggacggcgatccgtatccacctaagtgcccccatcaaatgctggtgcccccctgtgccccccccccagactgaaaagtctggtgacgccactgcctGCTTATGACCTAATTTATTGTCTAAACATGCCACAGAATGCACCATCTTTGAAGTTTAAGTGTTTGGTTTCTTTCTGGGGAATATCCGCAGGGCCCAATACATGGGAGTTCTCTTCACCGACACAAGGGCCGCAACCCCGACAAATTCTTCATCTGACTATAGTCCTTCTATAAAGATGAATACCACTATCTAAATCAGTCGCGGGAAGGGTTTTTACCATTTGGCCCTCACCTTTCAAAGCCTATGTACGCCAATGTGTGGAATACTTGATTGCTTAAACGAAAGCATCTTATTCTATTTGTCGGATAATGAACGTCGCAAACAACGCCTTAATCGGATTCTAAAGATATCGTTCATCTGGTCTTTACTCGTGTCAGTATCAGTCACATGCAACAATACAAATGGAAATTACTTCATATGATCAAATGCAATTTACTTAGTCAATAGGTAGCAAAGTCAACACATATCTATTTGTTCGCTAAAATTTCTGATTGAttaaattgtctttttttttttaaattttattccTCAGTTTACATTGTCAGAATATAGTTTCAAAGAAATAATTCAAAAGTTTACGATTTGCAGCCTGctgcaaaaaagaaaaggacAATGCTGCTGTCAAATGAGCAACGGACCTTAATCGTTTCACTCAGATGTGAAATGTTCAGAGATTTCAAATACCCAATGTACGATATTATaaaacgttatatatatatcgtcaGATGAGCCAAGTCAATGGCGTCTCTGTGAATTATTAAGGACAGAGGTCAATATAAGATGGATAACTTTATGCAGAATTTGTGCATGGAATAGAGAAGAGTAATTTTAATTTCTTAGGGCAAATTTGATGGAAATATTAGGTCAGCTTCGAAAGGTAAATTGACCACTCGCAAAAGCGACGAACATCTGTGTGTATGTGCTACTTATTAAGTCACCAATATTAGGGTTATTAACGCAACATGATGCGTGTATTTCTTTCGGCTATATCTTGCAGAAATTCCCTTACAATCAGTGGTAATACTAGTCTTCTCTCATTATCTTTGGGGCAATTTTCGTTTGATCCAATCGAGGCCTAAGAAACTGTTTGATCTTAACGCTATCCCCTTAAActttattatcaatatataatatttgatcAGTTTCTCATCATCCGCGAGTCAAATTccattttcaacaaaattgcCAGACTGATTGCCCCCAACTTATCAATGTTGTGCACAATTCGCTGATTCATCACTGACTAAAACAAGAAGCAGTATTTCTTATAATAGTTACAAAAGTGCCTGGAGAAAAGAGGCTAGTGTTGGCAAACAAGAGAACGTATATATATACGCTAGTTAACGTCGTGTTGTCAATACTGATTAGTACATTCCATCAGTTTTTAGAGCTAGATTAATATCATATCGTATAacatgtttactaccacagatCCATGATTGTACTGCGAAAACGGCCTCTAATCATTTTCAGagaacttgtttaatttttatttctgaTGATATTTTCTTAATCAGGTATTTCTGAAGTTGGATTCCGGACAAAGTAATTTCACTGAATGAACTAAAAATTTAACAAACGTGGAAGCTGTGATGAATTGTTAAACGCTGCTATTATGTACTGTTCTAATTGGTTATAAAATTGCACATCTTCTACTTCGACCAGGGCAGTGATACCCGCTAGAAACGGTATCTAATTGCAtttgaacatttaaaaaaatctatACTAGTTACTTGGACTTCTAAGTGAAAAACATGCTTAGAACGTTTACAATTGTCAAAGTATTTCAAATTTGGAACCGATGGTTGTTACCGTAGCCTGGAACCGCTTATCATGAACTCCATGTTTGGTTCTTTCTTTCGTAAACTTCAcataaagacaaagaaacacaGGTCATTAagcatgaaaataaaaaagtaaagatGGATCTCAACTTGTAATTTATTCAAAGGTCTTTGCGAGAATCAACAAAGTAATAGTTTCTTTACTTTTTCTGCAATATTTATACTTGAAATTGTTTAACGTAAATCttaataattttattaactACAAATTTATCCAGCATATGACCCAACCGTTTTCCAAGGGTAGTAAAATTCATCAGAACGGTATTGCATCGATATTCACGGAGGTTGAAAACATCGACTGTAATACAGACGCCACAGGCTGGAGAAATCTCCGTTctgttttaattaaaataaaaagaaccGTGAATTCGAACAAGGAGCAAGAACGAATAGTATGTTAAATAACAATGTCACATTAATCTTTCCGCATATCAAATATCAACTTCAAGTACTGCTTAGTTTCTATGATATTCGTCCAAGTATTCCTACGGAAGTGACAAGGATCGTTTGAAATACTCGTGCAAATGTCAAATTGTGGGCAATTACAGGTTGTTTGTGATGTATACAGGTGGGGGCTGTTCTATTATCTTCTATTATGTTCATTCTCCCATCACTGTTGTAATAAGAAAGTGTTGGGAGTGTTATTTTGCACAATGAAGTTGAATGATAGAAGTCTGTGAAATCCACACAGCAAATATGCTTGGCAGGTGTAATTTTGATCTCGGATTGTCGTATGTCATACCAAGTGAATATTGGTCTTCTCCAGTTCAGAGAACGAAAACCTTCAAAAATTACAATAATTAATAGGTAAAATAAGGCCTTGCAGACAGTGGCTACATTCAGCGTTTATATGTATTCTGGACACAATGAGttagtaatttattttatattcgaGAGAAAGCCATGGATAAAGTGATTTTCAGATAAAGACAGGAATTTAGAAATGAAATGTTAATGCTGATCCATAAATTACCCGACTTCCAATTATTGATGCTTTCCTAAATACCAGCGAAAGTAGAATTTAAtctaaaatgtatttgtttcaaatgtacGTAAATTGAATGGGATATTGATCAAGATTTTATTACTTTTCACGTCGATATGCTTATACGAAACCTTTGCCAAGAGAGTTGtgttttgtaataataatataacatacCTTCAAGAAATCTTAAGAGAATCCGAAAGACTAGCAAAACATTTGAAGTTGCGAAATAACATGTACATTCTTAAACACATGGCATCAGCAAAAAAGTTTAATTAAGGTCTCTGCCGTTTGTAAAAGAATAAATATTGATGTAGTCGAATGCAAATTGTTAAAGataattaattgtttgtttaatattgaGTGGAAACAAATCCGAAAGTAGCAAGTTAATGAATGATCGCGATGTAATTATATAATTAGACCACACTATCACTCATTGTCTTGTTCTAATAAGTGCAATATATTTCAGACTTGTGTCGACTATTACCATTATAACGATTTGATCTTTTAAGAAGAAATTATCTTCACGTGTAATCAAGCCAAATTATCAAGCTTAGACAAAATTAAGCACATCAATTTTTGTTAAACTTCTTTTCTGTCATTAGCCATTCTCAAATTCATCAGTAATTTATACAAATCATTTTAGTATCTATTAATGGACGAGAGGAAATATACATTATATGTCAAACGAATTAACTGAAATTACAGGAGCAAAGACAAAGAGTGAGAGAGTCTTCGTGTAATGAATACAATGGACGTGGCCTAGTGCTTAAGATAATCTCAATAACTTCAAAAAACAACTGTTCATTTTCCGAAGGGAAGAAGGGGTGGGCGTGCACGTGACTTGTTCTTGTTTTTCACAGCTGATTTTCGCGTATTCCTGACAGTCGAGAAAGTTTGCCTTTGTACCCTTTTCCCGAATGGAAGCGTCCTGTAATGGGCGTTTCTATTCGGTTGCCGTCCCCGGCGTTCAACATCTTCACATGATGCTTCCAGGCAATCTAGGCTCCCAGCACGCTTTTCGTCTATGGGTCTTCCATTATTAGAGAGGGATTCAAAAATCAACTCTGCCGTATCGTCAGCGTCAATTACATCTTCACCGTCGTTCTCGGCGAGCAAATTTTCAAGAATTGGTATATTTACAGCAAGGTCATCTTCGTCTTGTTCTCCAGTAAACTGCTCTTGGTACGTATCATCAGATAATAATCCAGCGATAAGTTTAAGAACCCTCTCTCTGGCGTCGTCTAACCTGTCCTCGTAATCTTCAAGGTGAGAAGAAAGATAGCAGTGTTCAGATTTAAGTGTTATTGTTACTATTATATTGTTTTACTAAATATCAAGTATGCATAATTGTAATCTTATCATGCCATATGGAATCCTGGGAGGAAATTGTGATATAAAACATAGGACAATGAAAAGAACCTAAGTGACGCAGAGAAATCAATGTCTGACTAAAAGTTTAAACATCTTATGACAATGGTAGACTCGGATTCCGAATGAATAAACTGACGTGGCTGTTGCCTTTGTCGTTCAGTGGTCACCTGACAAAGGACGCAGAAAGAACCCGTCGGCTAGGTAACATGTATTAAAATCTTGGATTATAACATTCTTTCCTTTATCATTCAGCTGCACACAAATTTGAGTTCTTAGAAATATTTGAACGCCTACACGAAAAATTGACTAATTAACGGAGAAATCTGATCTGATTACCATGACAATACTTTTGAACAATGATCGTCCTCAGATTTTAGTAATTTTGtatcttcctttttttggggggtcaaACAAAGAGGCCATTTTAAGGAAGTTCTTTTACCTGTTGGTCTGAAATGTCTTCAAATCAATGTAATACATGTGAATCATTGTCCTTTAATTTTTGATATCTGGTTATAGTTAATAGAGGCTTGAGTGCATGTTCA
It encodes:
- the LOC139969643 gene encoding uncharacterized protein — protein: MDKIVFPILLSLLCGTVFSASLADTNLKDYEDRLDDARERVLKLIAGLLSDDTYQEQFTGEQDEDDLAVNIPILENLLAENDGEDVIDADDTAELIFESLSNNGRPIDEKRAGSLDCLEASCEDVERRGRQPNRNAHYRTLPFGKRVQRQTFSTVRNTRKSAVKNKNKSRARPPLLPFGK